tttcttccattctgtaggttgctttttcactctgatgatagtttcttttgctttgcagaaactctttagtttaattagatcccatttgtcaattttgtcttttgttgcaattgcttttggtgttttagtcgtgaagtctttgctcatgtctatgtcctgaatggtattacctaggttttcttctagtttttttatggttttaggtcttatgtttaagtctctaatctatcttcagttaatttttctataaggtgtaaggaaggagtccagtttctgttttctgcatattgctagccagttttcccaacaccatttattaaatagggaatcctttccccattgcttgtttttgtcaggtttatcaaagatcagacggttgtagacatgtagtgttatttctgaggcctttgttctgttccattagtctatatatctgttttggtaccaataccatgctatttttgttactgtagccttgtagtatagtttgaagtcaggtagtctgatgcctccagctttgttctttttgcttaggattgtcttggctatacaggctttttgttgttgttgttctatatgaaatttaaagtacttttttctaattctgtgaagaaagtcaaaggCAGCTTagtgggaatagcactgaatctataaattactttgggcattatggccattttcacagtattgattcttcctatccatgagcatggaatgcttttccatttgtttttgtcctctcttatttcattgagcagtggtttgtagttctccttgaagaggtccttcacataccttgtaagttttatcctaggtattttactctctttgtagcaattgtgaatgggagttcactcatgatttggctctctgtttgtctattattggtgtatagaaatgtttgtgatttttgtacattgattttgtatcctgagactttgctgaaattgcttatcagcgtaaggagttttggggctgagatgatggggttttctaaatatgcagtcatgtcatctgcagagacaatttgacttcctttctgcCTGttttaataccctttatttctttctcttgcctgattgccctggccagaacttccaacaccatgttgaataggagtggtgagagagggcatccttgtcttgtgccggttttcaaaaggaatgcttccagttttgctcattcagtatgatatttactgtgggtttgtcataaatagctcttattattttgagatatggttcatcaatacctagtttattgagtgtttttagcatgaagtggtgttgaattttatcaaaggccttttctgcatctattgagataaagtggtttttgtcattgattctgtttgtgtgttggattacatttatttatctgtgtatgttgaaacaaccttgcatcccagggatgaagctgacttgatcgtggtagataagctttttgatgtgctgctggattcagtttgccagtattttattaaagatttttgcatcgatgttcattagggatattggcctgtaattttctttattttgttgtgtctctgccaggttatggtatcaggatgaggctggactcataaaatgaattagagagTAGGCTCTCTTTTTCTACTGTTTGGAATAATTTccgaaggaatggtatcagctcctctttatacctctagtagaattcagctgtgaacccatctggtcctgggatattttttggttggtaggctgttaattactgcctcaatttcagaacttgctattggtctattcagggatttgacttctttttggtttagtcttgggagggtgtatgtgtccaggaatttatccatttcttctagattttctagtttacttgtgtagaggtgtttgtagtattctctgatggtagtttgtatttctgtgggatcagtggtgatctcctctttatcatattttattgtatctatttgattcttctctcttttcttctttattagtctggctagaggtctattgattttgttaatcttttcaaaaaaccagctggattcattgatattttgaagggttttttctgtctctatctccttcagttctgctctgatctcagttatttcttgtcttctgctagcctttgaatttgtttgctcttgcttctctagttcttttaatttagggtgtcaattttagatctttcccattttctcctgttggcatttagtgctataaatttccctgtaaacactgctttagctgtgtcccagagattctggtacattgtgtctttcttctcattggtttcaaagaacttatttatttctgccttaatttcattatatacccagtagtcattcaggatcaggttgcttagtttccatgtagttgtgcagttttgagtgagtttcttaatcctaagttctaatttgattgcaccgtggtctgagaggctgttgtgatttccattcttttgcatttgctgagcagtgttttccttccaattatgtggtcaattttagaataagtgtgatgtggtgctgagaagaatgaatattctgttgatttggggtggagagttctctagatgtctgttaggtccacttggtccagagctgagttcaagtcctgaatatccttgttaatattctgtctcgttgatctgtctaatattgacagtggggtgttaaagtctcccactattattgtgtgggagtctaagtctctttgtaggtctctaagaacttgctcaatgaatctgggtgctcctgtattgggtgcatatatatttaggatagttagctcttcctgaTGCATTgagccctttaccattatgtaatgctcttctttgtctttttatatctttgttggtttaaagtctgttttatcaaagatgagaattgcaacccctgctttttttttttttttttttggctttctgtttgcTCGGTAagtattcctccatcccttcattttgagcctatgtgtatctttgcacgtgagatgggtctcctgaatacagcacacagatgggttttgactctatccaatttgccagtctgtgtcttttaattggggcacttagcctgtttacatttaaggctgacattgttatgtgtgaatttgatcctgtcattatgatgctagctggttattttgcccattagttgatgtggtttcttcatagtgtcattggtctttacactttggtgtgtttttgcaatggctggtaccaattttcctttccatatttagtgcttccttcaggagttcttgtaaggcaggcctggtggtgacaaaatccctcagcatttgcttgtctgtaaaggactttatttctcctttgcttatgaagcttagtttgactggatatgaaattctgggttgaaaattcttttctttaagaatgttgcatactggcccccactctcttctggcttgtagggtttctgcagaaagatcctctgttagtctgatgggtgtccctttgtgggtaacctggcctttctttctggctgcccttaacattttttccttcatttcaaccttggggAATCCAACAATTATGTGTCTCGGGGTTGCTTTTCTCAGGAGTATCTTTGCcgtcttctctgtatttcctgaatctgaatgttggcctctcttactaggttggggaaattcttctggataatatcctgaagtatgttttccaacttggatccattctccctgtcactttcaggtacaccaatcaaacgtaggtttggtcttttcacatagtcccatatttcttggaggctttgttcattccttttcattctttattctctaatcttgtcttcacgctttacttcattaagttgatcttcaatctctgatatccttttctctgcttgattgattcagctattgatacttgcgtatgcttcatgaagttctcatgttgtgtttttcagctccgtcagatcacttatgttcttctctaaactagttattctagttaCCAGTTCCTTTAACCTTTTATcaaagttcttagcttccttgcatcaggttagaacatgctccttagctcagaggagtttgttattacccaccttctgaagcctacttctgtcaattcatcaaactcattgtctatccagttttgtttccttgctgatgaggagttgtgatcctttggaggagaagaggctttCTGGTTTTCGGAATTTTCATCccttttgtgctgtttttttctcatcttcatggatttatctatctTTAGTCTTtaatgttggtgaccttcggatggtgATTTTCCTGGGTGTCCTTTTAGTTGATATTGATGCTATTgctctctgtttgttagttttccttctaagagtcagacccctcttctgcaggtctgctggagtttgttagaggtccactccagaccctgtttgcctgtgtctcaccagtggaggctgcagaacagcaagtattgctgcctgctccttcctctggaagctttgtcccagagggacaccagccagatgccagctggagctctcctgtatgaggcgTCTGTCAACTcctgctgggaggtatctcccagtcagTAGGCACTGGAGtaagggacccacttgaggaggcagtctgtcccttagcagagcttgagtgctgtgctgggagacctgctgctctcttcagaggcAGCAGGCAGGAACGGTTAAGCCTGCTGAAGCTtggcccacagccaccccttcccccaggtgctctgtcccagggagatgggagtttatctataagcccctgactgaggctgctgcctttctttcagagatgtcctccccagagaggaggaatccaGAGGGGCAGTCTTGTTATAGTGGCTTTGTCACACTGCGGTGGGTTCCACCTGTTTCAGGTATTTTGAGACATCTTCCTGAAGGATTAactactttattattataaaatgctcCTTTTCTTCTCAAGTAACATTGTTTGCTTTAAAGTCAAATATGTCTGATATTAGTATCGTTGCAGACAAAACCAGTCCCCCAAAAGATGGAATCTTTCCCTATTTGGTGTCACAAAGCCAATACATGAAACAGAAAGTGAGTGTCAAGCACTGAAGGATTTATTTGATGGCCATGGAATTGAGAAGCAGGAACATGACTCACAAATCAGCTTCTCTACTAGTGAGGGGTAAAGGGGTTAAAATATAGGGTTTCTCTAATGAAAGTACTgggcattaaaaacaaaaggaggaATATTCATGTCTTTTCTGGAAATAGGTTGCGAACTTCCTGGAACCAGAGTGTGCCTTCCTTTTTGTAACTTTACTGCTTCTTCTGGCCATTGTCATGGTGATTGTCAACTGTCATTGTGCTGATAGGAGTGTCATTTAGCAAGGAAATGAGATTATAATGAACCAGATGTCTTTCTGAGGTCCTTTGATAGTGATCTTGATTCTAACCAGTCTCAGCTGGACTAGTTATAAAGGAAACTTTTTACCACAGGCATTCTGTTTCTTAAAGATAAGCAGAGTTAGGACAGGGTAGAAATTCAGCAATCTCATATAGGCATTACACTGGGTAACAGTACAGAAACCAGCATTCTTATGGTTTCTGTTTGCAAGATATgtctatttccttccttttattttcaagctATTTGTGTCTTAATCTAACTCATGTCTCTCATACATAGCATACAGTTGAATCTTGTTTTCATTGTTCTTACTTTAATCCAGCTGACaatttgtttcctttgttatCAAATCACATTTAACTCTATTATTGATATGATtgatgttatgggctgaattgtgtccccgcACAATTAATTTGTGAAAGTCCTAAGAGTAATATTTCAGAATTTGACTTTATTGAGAGTTAGGATATTTAAAGAGACAATTAAGTATGCCTgtatatttaatttacataattgatcattcacttattcattcatccaaggAGTAGCATTTAACAAACTTTGCAGGCTGGCCTCCAAAAATGTACCACTAATGCACTCAGGACTGTAGACCTGACAATTCTCCTTAAGTTACCACTTCAGTCATGACTTCAAACTGCATAACCGAAAACAGATGTGTTCTCCTCAGACCCCAACTATGCGAATTCTTCTGGAATATCAAATACTCCTGTCAGACTGGATCAACAATGTAATTATTTGCGTAACTCACACTAGATTCATGCTAACATGTGTTGTGGATGAAATCTTAATCTTTTTCTCTTGTCATAAACAAGGCCACCACATGTTCATAAGCCTGACATACATAAAATATGAGTGGGGTTTTCACGAGTGGATGGGCCATGGCAAGCTCTGGAGTGTGACAATCATTCCCACCCCAACCACCCAAGCATGGGCTATAGAAAGAGCAAATGCAGAAGACAgaacaatggagaaaaatatgtttgtttttatttttcagggcTCTAGAGACTGGGAGAGGTGAAGGTACTGAAGATCAGCGATGCAAACTCATTAGGGAGGAGATGGTCTGAACTGAGTTGGAGAAATAGTCTAGTTTAATTTTTGACTTCATAGTAATTGCAGGACCAGTTCTAGACATCCATTTTTTCAGCTGCCTCTAGTTTTTGAACTTGCAAACAAAGGAGAACTTCTTCTCACAAGATTCATCCTTCCATTTCTTGAATCCTATAGTACAATGAGAAGAGTCAGACAGAGAGGATCAGAAGGAGGGTAGCCCCTCCTCGACCTAGGACTCAGAACAAAAAACAAGAGGAAATACTCCTTTATTTTCCAGATAAGGAGCTCACCTTTCCTCTGTCCCAGTCCCCATGTTCATCCCCAGAGATAAGTGGGAGGGCAATGGCAATACATGGATAGACTGTCTGCCTCTCACCTGAGCATGAAGTCAGGCTTGCACAGTAGCCAGCATTAGCAGTGCTTGGGGCTCCAATGTCCCAGGATTTGTAGGAGACCAGGGACCCACTGCTCCAGTGCCAGCGGCGATTCTAGATGGAGAAGGGCCGGAACAGGAGCCACGGTCACTCAAAAATCAATAGAATAACCAGGCCTGTGTGCACACTCAGAAACAGGCCAAGATATAGCAGAAAGAATAAACATTGTTGTCACCATGAATATCATATCATTTCCTCTGCTTTTGCTCTAAGCTTCTCCTTCTGTGGAATGTCCaaattcctcctcctcttccagcaAATAATAAGTGTTCAGAGTTTGATACAGAGACCCATAAAAGCCCATTACAGAGAGTGGTTCCTGGTTTTTCTTCCTGAAGCTCAGAACTCTCATATCCAGCATAACATTGGCTGTAGAGTAGTTGTTGATATATTATTTAGTTTATAGTGTTAAACTAAATAATATACTGTACAGTTTTATACACttgtataaaatgtataacaaaTGCCAGCAATAGATTCTCCTCCACTACTCATTTTCTATATAGTCTACAGAGGGACCTCTTCCAAGACAGACAATAGCAAAATAGGGAAGAAGTCGTACATAAAGATGCATTTCTAGAAGTAGACACAATGAGTGTGTGCATGAATTCCCAGGAGCCCAGAAAACTCAGACTTCAGCTCATGTCTCTAACTACCTACACTGAACTTCACAACTCATACATTATAGGATCTGTAAAGAGGttgcttttatttaaacaaacaaaaagataaaagttgGCGCTCGAGGTGCCAGACCTTAAACGTCCCTCTTACCTCTCAAAAATGTTTATAAGGAGATACAGGAGGCTGCAGACTGACCTTTTTGGGGTCATGGAGGCCAATCCAGACATTGCTGTCATCAGTGCCACTCTCCTTAATCAGTGAGGCAACGAAAGCACCCTCCGCCTGGGTGAGCACAGACACCAGGTTGCCTGAATTCATGTTCTGGCAGTAGAGCTGTTGGAGAAGAAAATGGAGCACTCAGCGGAGGAGGAAGGTGTGAGGGATATACTGAGACCTTCCAGAGGATGTAACAGAAAAAGGAGAGCACAGAAATGTCCCTGATGATGCTGTCACTGACCACCAGCATCTCTGTGCTGGGAATGTGTCAAATGATGGGATAAAGTAGATTGGGAAGTTTTGGACCAGTGGTGGAATAGGGAAGGGATCAATCTTATCTCATGGCAGCCACAGAACACACTGCAAATTAGCAGCTGTCTCTACTTTCGTAAGCATCCCTTCCCCTGCTGCTCTCCTCACTCACATCTGCATCAACCCAGGTCTCAGGGTCTTCATTAAAGTAGTAGCAGTAGGAGCGATAGGCATTGGTGCCTTCTGGGCAGCTGATTCGGGGATTAGGCAGCTCTGTCTGGGACTCCtggcctggggaaaaaaaaaaagagataattaagaAAGAATCTCAGGGCAAGGAAAAGGCTGGAAGGTAAATTAGGGGCTTCTTGGTGTCCTTTATAAGAACATACTGATACAGTGAATACTGGGGTGACTGCTCACTTCTGCCCTCCTGCATCCTATCTCTTTTCTCTCTAGTTTCCTCTGCTCAAGATAAGAGCTCACAATGAATAGGCTAAATAAATGTGtcctcattttcctttatttctgagGCTCAGGCTTCTGCCTTTAAAGACCCAGGCTTCCACCTTTCTCAAGTTTCTCTTGGTTTCCCTGCACACATTTGCCTTAGTTCTCCGTCCTATCAATGACTACATAAAAACATCCCCCAAACTGCCATCGCATATAGATTCAATCAGATAAACTCAACCACAATGGTCACCTATAAGTGGTCCTATTAAATTCTGTCTCAAACCCACGAATGAGGTGAGGGTGTTTTTGAATGGGATAAAATCAGCCATAATGATCACTGAACAACATAAAACAACCCTGATGTTGACTTTGCTTTTTTTCAAGTGAACCCTATGCATGAGGATGGAGGGAAGACCTCAGAGCTGGGGTTGTGGGAGGTGTGGGGGAAAATCTCACCTTGACTTAGAGATAGAAACATCAGGGAGAAGATCAGCATGAAGAAGGAGTTGGTCTGAGCCATGCTTAGCAGCAATGAATCTCTTGCTTAAGGAGCAAATCAGCAATCTCTGTAGGAGAACACAGGGAAGAAGGTTTGAAGAAGAGAGCAGAGCACCTATTATCTTTCTAACATCCCCTCCTCTCTGAAATCCTTAGAGCAGGAAGGTCCACTGAGATAGCTACACTCCCAGATATTTCTCTTTTGGTTTGGGGATTACAGAGGCCAAATTACCCAAAATCAGCTTTGGTCTTGCTTAAGCTTCATTACTACTGGGATCTTTAATTCAGAAAATCACCCTGTATCTAcctcaaaatgaaaagagaaaatcccATGTTAGACATGCTCTTCTCCTCTAATGCCCCTTTACCTGTTGGTAAGTGCCTTGTCCACTTGAGGTGGCTTGTCAGGTCAGACAGAGTAGGAGCTTTATATCAGCGTCTGAGAGAGAACCACTTGATATAAATAATGGGCGGAGCAAGGAGTAAGGATCAGAAGGCCTACAGAGGGCACTGACAGTAAGAGATTCTGGCATCAGGAATAGCTTATTCCTGACACACATTAGGAGTGGTCACAAATGACATCAACTTACCACAAACAGGTTGGCAAACTGTCCAAGTTGATGTCGAACTTTGCCCTTCCTCCGCAGCATCCAGGATTCCAGTTCCCATGGCCTTTAGCAGTCCTAGAAAGAGCAGAAGAGTAGATTTCTTTGTGCTATGTAAATATGTGATGATCCTTTCTTTGGTTTAGGCATGGGTAGGGGTAGGGGAAGAGTCAACTGAGTCCAAATGATTAAGCCCAATTAGCTGGTGGCTTTAAGTCATTTCTCCATTCCCTTTCAGGCTCAGGAAACTCTCAAGACCTACTTCAGAAGtcaaggtgtattagtccattttcatactgctgtaaagatactaccaGGGACTGAGtaacttaaaaaggaaagaggtttaattgactcatagtttaattgactcacagactttcctgaggctggggaggcctcaagaaacttacaatcatggagatgaaggggaagcaaagcatgtcttacatggtgcaGGTGAGCAAGAGAAAGTGAAGAGGGaagagccctttataaaaccatcagatcttgtgagaatgcactcactatcacgagaacagcatgggggaaactactccaatgatccaatcgcctcccactAGGTTCCTCCATCCACACATGTAGTGGAATATGAAGTTGTTGGTTTGAAGTCAATTATCTGTTGTTGTGAAGTTACAGATAGTGATGTGAAATTAAACGCTTACTGAAATTCCCATTAACTATCCATTCAGATTCAGGGAACAAGAGCAAATCtggaatttaaaattcagttgaaAAACTAACCAAAATATTGACAGAAATACAGATGGCTGTATCAATTGGGATAAATgactaaataatatattttgaaatactaaCAGGAGTTAAATTAAATAAGctaaatatctttatataaacaTGAGCTCATTTCAAAAGCatatataaagttaaaatgaatattaaaagtcAGTTGCAAAAACTTACAAACTAATAATATTTATACATGCTATAAAAAGGCTATTTATAttgtttctttatctattcacATGTGGTTTAAAGTAAAATGAATCCGTAATAAAACACTATACAAAAAATTTTCattcttgttagaaatgcaaaatgtgtGTTCCTTGGTTCTGCAAGGAAAAATCAGCATTAAGACAAAAAGTTCTCTCAGCGaggcaatttttactttctgcagaaaggatGCCCCTGACAGATGGAACAACGGCAAGGGCATACACAGAATAAAGAGACACCAGAATATTTATTCCTTATGCATGAGGTCCCTATTGCTGTGGCCTGTCTCCATTGGCTGGAGCCAGACCTCGCAATCTAAATTAAAACCCGATtggctaataatttaaaattttttaaaataggtacaaaaatagtatttccaaataaggaaggggCATAGGCTGCGAACTGGGACATACCTATGAGCATGTCCAACACAAATATCTTGGTTAAGGTACAAGGACATGGAATGTATTATGTGCCTGTGAGCATGTTTAACAGCTATATAAGATAGGGCTTAATAAAGAGTTATTAGCATAAAGCAAGGGGGCTTGAGGGaagttcatctttaaaataaactattatttctaacacttaTGATTTATCCTTTAACAAGAAGGGAAACTCTGAAGAGGAAACTTTTTACTGTCTACATTACTGTTTTCCtggagaatatatatttttatttatttaaaataatcattttaaacataGATGACAGAGATTAATATTGTTTAGTCTAACAAGTTCAAAAGTGTTTGTCAAACTACTCcaacttatttcagcattttctaaaaataattatgttttcttaaaagCTTATAACCAGAGAAAGATGCGAGGTTTTCTTTCTATAAGTAAGAATTTCAATCATATTATTCCAAGTTAGAAAGggatgaagaagagagaaatctATTATGCTTGTTACCATAAGTTTATCTTACCAAAATCAAacaagcaattattattattattattatcattatttttgagacagggtctctctttgtcacccaggctagagtgcagtggctcaatcatggctcacgtCAGTCTTGAGCCCCTGGGCTCAactgttctcccacctcagcctcctgagtagctgggagtacaggtgcacacctccatgccaggctaatttttgtattttcagtagagacagggttttactatactgcccaggctggtctcaaactcctgggctcaagccatctgcccgcctcagcctcccaaagtgctgggactataggcaggagccactgtgttgggccaatttttaaaaattaacacaaaaaaattctttgtggtaattttttaaatgagagtttTTCTTTACATCAAGAAGACTTCAAATAGACGATGACTTTTCAGGTACAAAAGAtctaatactttcaaatacacaATAAAACACACTGTGGCTAGCACGATATGaaagcatttcaaaataaataacaattgaCACAACTCTCATAAAATGTTTATTGCCCCAATAGCTGTATGCCCGTTTAGATAACAAACCGTTATTGCTCACATATGTGACTGACCAAATTCCATAGGCCAGGTAGTAAAATTGAGGACACTTACTGGCAGCCACTTTGGTTCCAAAGTGATGCCTTTGTCAAGGAAGCCATATTTCCCAATCCTTTAAGATTTAGCTCCTTGTCCTTAGGATTCTGAAGGTCCTGTCCTCTGAACTAGTTTTACAAAGTTCTAAGAAGCTGATTTGAGGCCTTTCCTATCTATTTCCTTTGTTAGTCTTCACATAGGTGGAAAGGGGTAAACTGGACATCTAGTGTTAGTATATCCCCAAATGGGGACAATTTCTTGATACACCTCAATAAAACTTAGAGAGTTTCAAGGCTATGGCTTATTTTTAGTGCTATTGGCCATCTTCTATCTGCTGTTCCCTGTTTTCCACCTTTTAACAGATTTTAGACTTATTATGGAGAGAGAATCTCTCTTTTGTTTGAAACTTTTGGCAGGCATGTGAATAACAGCCTGTCTGCAAACTTTAGACTGGAAAAGAAAGGAGCTGAAGGAGTACCAAATGCACCAAAATTTTTCCATCATCCGCTATATTGTGCAGATGTAAAGAAACTTCCTTATAAATTAGCCTCTTCCGCTTCACAGGAAAGCTTCAGTTTATTTAACACAAACTTTCATCACATGCTCTCTATGCCAGGTATTATTCTAAATGCTTGACAAATAGGCACCCACTTAATCCACATGACAACTTTGTAATATGGGTACTACTAGGAACCATATATCacatatgaagaaattgaagGTAAGAGCAGAGCTAAGTAACTTCCCGCACCCACTTAATCCACATGACAACTTTGTAATATGGGTACTACTAGGAACCATATAtcacatatgaagaaactgaaggtaAGAGCAGAGCTAAGTAACTTCCCCAAGATCAAACAGTTACTGTATATTGAAGCTAGATTCAAAGGCAAGAAGTTTTGCTTCAGGTTCATTTTCTTAGCTCAATGAAACCTGCTagtttccttctctttatttatttccacATTCAACCAATCTAGCTCTCTGAGGCCAGACTAATTTCAATATAGAACAACCCATTGATCATGGCCACGGCCTGAGGCCCCATAagaagaacataaaaaaaaaaatgcatttaagataCTAAGCACCCAGTCCTTACCCTACAAGTTAATTTGTCCTTTACACACGCTATCATCacaatcctgtgtgtgtgtgtgtgtgtgtgtacttgtttTTAAGGAAATGGGAATTGTTCTTTAGAGTCCTCGTTTTAAGGTTTTTATATTGGTTCAAACCCTGGGAGCATGCCAACAGACAACAGGAGATGGTGTGGAGCAACATGCTGTTTTAATGAGCACCTGGGTGCAGGATggctgaggcctaaaatggcTTCAGCCCCAAGTGAGGAAGCGGCAAAAGTTTTATACCCTCCTGTAAACAAGAAGTGTCCTAGTCTGATGTAACTGCT
This Nomascus leucogenys isolate Asia chromosome 14, Asia_NLE_v1, whole genome shotgun sequence DNA region includes the following protein-coding sequences:
- the LOC100583714 gene encoding lithostathine-1-beta; this encodes MAQTNSFFMLIFSLMFLSLSQGQESQTELPNPRISCPEGTNAYRSYCYYFNEDPETWVDADLYCQNMNSGNLVSVLTQAEGAFVASLIKESGTDDSNVWIGLHDPKKNRRWHWSSGSLVSYKSWDIGAPSTANAGYCASLTSCSGFKKWKDESCEKKFSFVCKFKN